CGACCGGCCGGGCGCCCTCGGCGACACAGACGATGGAGAACTTCGCGCCGTGCCGTTCGCGGTCCCGGATCACCGCCGCCACCGGGTCGAGACTGAATGGGATCTCCGGGATGAGGATCGCGTGCACTCCCGACGCCATGCCGGCGTTCAGGGCGATCCAGCCGGCGTAGCGGCCCATCACCTCCACCACGATGATGCGGCCGTGCGATGTCGCGGTGGTGAACAGCCGGTCGATGCACTCCGAGGCGAAGTCGACGGCGCTGTCGAAGCCGAATGTCGAGGTCGTCTTGTCCAGGTCGTTGTCGATCGTCTTGGGCACCCCGACCAGCCGAAGTCCGGCGTTGTGCAAGTGCTGGCCTATCGCCATCGATCCGTCGCCGCCGACCAGGATCAGTGCATCGATTCCGTGTTCCTCGAAGCGGCCCAACAGTTCTTTGGTGCGGTCCATCTCGATCCAGGTGCCGTCGCTTTGTTGCACCGGATAGGCGGTGGGGTTGCCGCGATTGGTGGTACCGATGATGGTGCCGCCCTGGTGGATGATGCCGCGGACGCGGTCGCGGGTGAGTTCTATCAACCCGCCGTCGGGATAGGCGTCGGGCAACAACAACCCGTTGAGGCCGTCGCGGATCCCGACGACTTCCCAGTCGCGATTACGCGCGGCCAGGGTGGCCGCGTGAATGACGGCATTGAGCCCGGGCGCATCACCGCCGCCGGTGCTGAGCGCAATCCGCGTTATCGAAGATCTCACGAGGCGCACCTTACGCCAGAGAAGCTCTGGGGCGTGAGGTTCAAAACGGGTGAATACCGGGGTAAGTCATCGCGCGCCAGCCAGAGGGCTGCTCATAGCAGCTCGTGGCGCGACTGGGAAAGAAATACGCGGATGCCGATATTGCCGTCATGGATCAACCACGGTCTGATGCGATAGGTCCGCGCGCCGCTGGCATGCATCGGATCGCCGTCGGCAATCGCCTGAGCCTCGCTCACCGAACCCGCGCGGTAGATCAGCATGCCGTCGCCTTCGAAGTATTCGCCGTCGTCGGTCCATAGTGGGCCCGCAGCGAAAAGCACTCCGCGGTCTTCCAACTCGCGCAGGTAGGCGAAGTGATCCTGGAGGTGTTGCTGCACGGCATCTGTACCGCGTGCCGCCGTCGAGGTGACGACGTACAGCGTCAACCCGACCGGGTCGCCCGAATCTTCGATGACTTTCGGCGCTTGGATCCGGTCCGTCACGATCCACTCCTTGTTGCCGACGCGTTGTGCTTCGCAATTCTGCGTCACAGCGCCGCATCCGAGGTGGCACTTCGACGATATTGGTCGACCGATGCAGCACCGCCGACTTCTCCCGGGCGCTATCGACCGCCCGAACCTGCGCCGCATGCCTACACTGCAACCGATGTCACAGGAGGAAACCGTGAACCTGATCGTGCACAGCCATGCCCTCCCATTGTGCAGCCGGCCCGAACCGGCGGTGGGACATGATCGTTGGCCGACGATCCGGCGCGCGGATATCACCGGCTTCAGGGAGCAGTTGTGAATCCATTGCCACCGATCACCGGGCCGAAGAAGCGGGTCGGCGTGCTCAACAGCGTGATGAGCTACGTCGACGCCGGAGAGGGCGATCCGATCGTCTTCCTCCACGGAAACCCAACCTCCTCCTACTTGTGGCGAAACGTCATGTCGCACGTCAGCGATCTTGCTCGATGCCTGGCCCCGGACCTGATAGGGATGGGGACCTCTGCGAAATCGCCAACCTTCTCCTATCGGTTCGCCGACCACGCCAGGTACCTCGATGCGTGGTTCGAGAACGTCGGGGTTGCCGAGCGCGTGGTGCTGGTGGTCCACGACTGGGGCTCGGCGCTGGGGTTCTACCGGGCGCTGCGCTATCCCGAACAGATTGCCGGCATCGCCTACATGGAGGCCCTTGTCCAGCCACGGCCCTGGGCAGGATTCACCGACCTCGAGCCGTTCTTCCGCGCGCTACGCTCCGAGCGGGGAGAGCAGATGGCATTGGACCGGAACGCTTTCGTGGAGCAGGTGCTGCCCGGCGGCGTACTGCGCCAACTGAGCACCGAGGAAATGGCCACCTACCGCGAGCCCTATCCCACGCCGTACAGCCGTATTCCTACGCTGCTGTGGGGTCGCGAGATCCCGATCGAGGGTGAGCCGGCCGATGTCCACAGGCTGGTGCTGGAGTACTCAGATTTCCTGTCTCACAGCGACATCCCGAAACTGCTCATCGTCGCAGACCCTGGCACCATCCTCCAGGAAGGCGGCAGCGAACTGGAATTCGCCCGTACCTGGCGCAACCAGCGGGAAATCAAGGTGGCTGGCCGGCACTTCATCCAAGAGGACTCACCGGAGGCCATCGGCGTAGCCCTGCGCGACTTCGTCCTGGACCTATCCGCACGCCGCTGACCGGCGGCCCCGGGACATTGCATCGACGGAACAGGCTTTGCCCCACGGATTTTCACTGCCGACGGGGCGGCAGCACCGCCAGCCACTGATCCGACAACAGTTCGAGCAGTTGGCCATCCGGATCGCGAATCATCGCCGATTGCTCCGACACCGACCCGTCCACCACCGATCCGCCGAGGCTCTCGGCGCTGGCCACCACGTGAGGAAGGTCAGGCACGGAAAACGAGATATGGGTAAGCCCCACCTGGTCCATGACTCGGTGTGCTCCGGCGTGGACCCCGCGCCCCGCGTAGTCGAGAAGCTCCAGCACCAACCCATCGCGCACCAGATACGTCGCGTGCAGTCCGATCGGCTTCGGTAGCTGCAGAAGCCGGTCGGTGCCTTCGTCGGGCGTATCGAGTTCCCACCAGAACTCGAACCCGAGCAGGCCTTCATAGAAGCTGCGGGACCGCCGGCGATCGCTGACGCACAACCCGACATGGTTGAAAACGGCTCGGCTACCAGACATTACAACCTTCCATAGCGGGTCAGTGTCGATGCTCCCCCGCCCTCGATGACGACGGTGGCCCGCTCCAGGCAACCCCCGACGCCTTCCGCGGCGACCCACGACTGCACGCTCAGCACCATGCCCTCCTCGAGCATGACGTCGCAGCCACGCCCCAAACCGATGACCGGCGGTTCAGCACCCAGCCCCAGCCCGTGAGCCAACGGCACCGGCGACTCCCGATTACCGGCGTCCTCCCACGCTCGATACAGGCCAGCCCCGGTGTTGCCCGCTCGGCAGGCGGCCAGTAGCGCGTCCATGCCGACGGCACACCGCGACGCCAGATCCGCCCGCCCTGCCGGAGCCGACTCCCCCGCCACTCGGGTACGTGCCACGCCGGCCTCATACCCGGCGTACAACGCGCCCGGCGCCAGCACCACCAGCTCGCCGTCCCCGATAGGACGCTCCGACGCCAGATGCCGAAACCACACCGGCCCACGCGAAGGCGTCGCAAAGCAAACACTCTCCGACGGCGCGGTCGGCGCGCCCAGCCGCGCCACCTGCTGGTAGTACACCCCGAGCAGGTCACGCTCGGTAATGCCAGGCCGCAAAGCGTCTTCCATGGCGCCTAACGCCGACTCCGAAATGGCCGCCGCCACTTCGAGACAGGTGATCTCCTCGGCCATCTTGATCCGGCGCGCGGCCGCCAGTATCGAATCGGCATCGACCGGTTCGGCTGAGCCGGTCAGCTGAGAAATCAAACCGGCAAACATCGGTGTCACTCCATCGATACCCACCCGGCGCGACCGACTCACGCCGGGAATCGAAGCCAACGATTCCATCAGATTGGCCGGATTCCAGCTCAACCCATACAGGTCCTGACGCGTGATCTCCGGCGGTACCCCCTCGTCCCAGGTCGACAGCAGGTGCACCCGCGCGGTCGACCGCACCACCACCGCTGCCGGCGCGAACGGCAGCACCCCGGCGCGGCCGAGGAGCCGCGCCCCGGACACGTAGTGCACGTTGCCGGCACCGCCAAGCAGTAGTGTGTCCACATCGTGGGTTTCCATGGCGGAGAAGACTTTTTCGCGGCGCTGAGCCCGCAGCCAGCCGAAGTCGACCCGTGCGTCGTCCTCGAGGCTCATCATTCCGATGCGCACCCCACGATCCCGCGGAACGGGGCTCATGCGGCAAACCCATAAGGGTCGTAGGTGGCGCCGCTGAGCTTGATCCATCCGGTATCGGTCACGGCCACAATGTCTTCGGAGCGATAACCGGCAGCACCGTCCTCCCAGATCACCGGCTCCAACACCACGACCATGCCCGGCCGCATAACCAGCTGCGCGTCGAAATCCGCGCCGAAATCCGTTCCGATCAAGGGCATCTCGGCGCTATCGGTGCCCACGCCGTGAGCGAGATAGAAATGCTCGATCCACGGCCGGACACCGTCGTTGGCCTCGATGGCAACCTCGCCCAGCCGCAAGCCGGACAACCCCGGCCCAAGGACCTCCAGACACGCGTCGACGACCGCCCGCCAACGACGAAACTGTCCGAGCTGCCTGGCATTCGGGCCGGTGCCCACAATCCAGGTGCGGCCGTAGTCGGACGCGTACCCCTGCCACATGACGCCGGCGTCCACCCAGATGACATCGCCATGGCGCAGGAACCGGTCGGTGGTGACGGTCGGGTAGGCCAGATCCCCGTGCAGCGTCCACGGTCCCTGTTCGCGACTCGGGGCCATCACCTGCCAGATCGGATCGATCCCGCCCGCCGACGCACCTAGCTCGAACACTCGGCGAAGAAACACCGCACTCAAATCGGTCTGCCGGACACCGGGTCGCAACAGGCGCATCGCATCGACCATTGCCAGCTCGTTGAGCCGCTGCGCCTGCCTGATACAGGCAATCTCATCACCGGTCTTCACCAGCTTGGCCGCGCCCAGGACCCCGGACGCATCCACCCAATCGATGCCGGTAACGCAGCGCAGCATCGGATGAGAAAGATGATCGACACCTACCCGAGCGCCGGGAACGAAGTGCTCGCCCAGCGCCGCGGCGAGCCCTGCCATCGCGTCGTCGAGATCCGGGAACAACGGCCCATGCAGCTGCACCTCTGCCGGCACGCCGTCGTCGAACACGGTGTACAGGTGCGGCGCCGACTCCCCGGCAACCACGACCGCCAGCGCGCGGAACAGCGCGGCCCGGTCACCGGCGACGGCCGGCATCGCAGCACCGGTCGCATACGTCACCGCACTGGAGCCCAGCAACACCAGCCCGTCAAGACCGCCGGCCGCAATTTCGGCCTGCAACCGCGCATATCGCTGCCGTCGCATCCGGGCCAGGTCGGGCGTGCCCGGGATCGCCACTCCGCCGATGGTGGCTCCCGCCGACCAATCCTCGATGTCGCTACCTCCGCATCCTCAAATGCGTAATAATGCAAAGATAGCCTAATAAGCCGACGAGGCAACAACGAACTTGCGAGGAAAGGCTTTTCGATGGTCACCCGCCCCGGCGTCAGCCCAGACGCGATAGTCGATTTCGACCATCATTCCGACGAGTTCAACCTCAACGAATTGGCCGTCAACGCCGAACTCCGACGGACCTGCCCGGTGGCGTGGAACCAAAACTACGGCGGATTCTGGTTTCTCACCAGCTACGACGCGGTCAGCCAGGCCGCCCGGGACGGCGATACCTTCGCCCACAAGTACCAACCGAACGCGCCCGACGGCATCGACTATCAGGGCGAGATGGGGGTGCCCCGTCCCGAAGGTCACCCGGCATTGGGCATCGGCGAGGTCGACGGCCCCTACCATCAGGCGTTACGTCACGCGCTGGCGCCGTTCTTCTCACCGGGCGCCGTGCAGAAGATGCGGCCGTTCATGGAGCAATCGGCGCATTGGTTTCTCGACCAGCGCATCGCCGACGGGCGTATGGACCTGGTCCTCGACTACGCCAGCCCGGTCCCGGCCATCTTGACCATGAGATTGATGGGTCTGCCGTATGACAATTGGCACCTGTATGCCAACCTTTTCCACTCCGTCATGGCCGTGCCGCAGGACAGTCCCGAGTACGCCAACGCGCTGGCCGCCGCGCCCGCCATGATGCACGACGTCCTGGAGTTCGCCGCCACCCGACGGGCCGACCCGCACGACGACCTGACCAGCTTTCTCATCCAGTTCGAATTCGACGGCCGGCGGCTGTCCGACGAACAGCTGCTGACCATCATCTGGAACCTCATCGCCGGCGGCGTCGACACCACCACCTCACAGACCGCGCTGACGCTGCTGCACCTGGGCACCCACCCGCAGCTGCGCCACCAGCTCATCGAAAAGCCCGACCTCTACCGCACTGCCACCGACGAATTCCTGCGCTACTTTTCGGTCAACCAGCAACTGAGCCGCACCGTCACCCGCGACGTGACCGTCGGGGGCCAACAGCTGCGGCGAAACGACCGCGTCGTCATCAGCTGGCTGGCCGCTAACCACGACGAGCACGAGTTCGACCGACCGGAGGCGATCGTCCTCGACCGAACCCCCAACCGCCACCTCGCCTTCGGCCTCGGACCGCACCGCTGCATCGGATCTCATCTGGCTCGCCTCATGGCCGAGGTGATGGTCAGGGCAGTCCTCGACCGCATCCCCGACTACCGGGTCGACCTCGACGGCGTGCACCAGTATCGGGGAAACCCGAGCATGACCGGACTGGGCAAGCTGCCGGTCGTCTTTACCCCCACACCGCTCCTGGGCACCCAACGCCCGTGGTAATCGCCTGCCCGCCAACGGGAGTCGGGCTGAAGCGGGAACCTTGGCGGTTACGCCGTCAAGGATGGGCCGCGTCGACCGCGCAACCTGCGCGCAGCGGCCAGGCAAGTTGACGCAGATAGCCTGCGGGCTCGCTGTCGTCGACGCCGTACTGCGCGGGCCAGCGGTCGGCCGGCAGGTACAGGGTCCCGAATAACGCATCCAGCGCCGGGAGTTCACCGGCATAGTTGCTGTTGTAGGCCTGCGGTTCACGGGCGTGGTGCCAATGGTGGTACTGAGGCGTGGCGATCACCCACCGCAGCGGGCCGAAGTTCACCCGGACGTTGGCGTGGATGAAGACCGCCTGCAAGGTGATCAGGACGAGGAACGCCCCCAGGCTGACCCTCCCGAAACCCAGGGCGTACAGCGGCAGCACCGCGACCGAACGGATGAAGGTCTCATCAAGCGGGTGAAGGTGATTCGCTGCCAGCCAATCCATTTCCCGGATGCTGTGATGCACGCGGTGGAACCGCCACAGCAGTGGCACTTCATGCGCCGCCCGGTGCCCGGCGTAGCCACCAACCATCGCGGTCGCCAACCCCCGCGACCAGCTGCACCCAGCCCGGACTTGCGGAAACCGAGTAGCGCACCGGCCCGGGCACGAAAACTCTTAGCACTCCGCCGATTACGACCACCGAGACGAGCAGCCCAAGCCGCAGCGCGGTTCCGTTTACCAGATAGTGCACCACGTCGGTTCGCCACCCGCGCCGC
The nucleotide sequence above comes from Mycobacterium pseudokansasii. Encoded proteins:
- a CDS encoding haloalkane dehalogenase, yielding MNPLPPITGPKKRVGVLNSVMSYVDAGEGDPIVFLHGNPTSSYLWRNVMSHVSDLARCLAPDLIGMGTSAKSPTFSYRFADHARYLDAWFENVGVAERVVLVVHDWGSALGFYRALRYPEQIAGIAYMEALVQPRPWAGFTDLEPFFRALRSERGEQMALDRNAFVEQVLPGGVLRQLSTEEMATYREPYPTPYSRIPTLLWGREIPIEGEPADVHRLVLEYSDFLSHSDIPKLLIVADPGTILQEGGSELEFARTWRNQREIKVAGRHFIQEDSPEAIGVALRDFVLDLSARR
- a CDS encoding VOC family protein; the encoded protein is MSGSRAVFNHVGLCVSDRRRSRSFYEGLLGFEFWWELDTPDEGTDRLLQLPKPIGLHATYLVRDGLVLELLDYAGRGVHAGAHRVMDQVGLTHISFSVPDLPHVVASAESLGGSVVDGSVSEQSAMIRDPDGQLLELLSDQWLAVLPPRRQ
- a CDS encoding cytochrome P450, with amino-acid sequence MVTRPGVSPDAIVDFDHHSDEFNLNELAVNAELRRTCPVAWNQNYGGFWFLTSYDAVSQAARDGDTFAHKYQPNAPDGIDYQGEMGVPRPEGHPALGIGEVDGPYHQALRHALAPFFSPGAVQKMRPFMEQSAHWFLDQRIADGRMDLVLDYASPVPAILTMRLMGLPYDNWHLYANLFHSVMAVPQDSPEYANALAAAPAMMHDVLEFAATRRADPHDDLTSFLIQFEFDGRRLSDEQLLTIIWNLIAGGVDTTTSQTALTLLHLGTHPQLRHQLIEKPDLYRTATDEFLRYFSVNQQLSRTVTRDVTVGGQQLRRNDRVVISWLAANHDEHEFDRPEAIVLDRTPNRHLAFGLGPHRCIGSHLARLMAEVMVRAVLDRIPDYRVDLDGVHQYRGNPSMTGLGKLPVVFTPTPLLGTQRPW
- a CDS encoding YciI family protein gives rise to the protein MTDRIQAPKVIEDSGDPVGLTLYVVTSTAARGTDAVQQHLQDHFAYLRELEDRGVLFAAGPLWTDDGEYFEGDGMLIYRAGSVSEAQAIADGDPMHASGARTYRIRPWLIHDGNIGIRVFLSQSRHELL
- a CDS encoding M24 family metallopeptidase; translation: MAIPGTPDLARMRRQRYARLQAEIAAGGLDGLVLLGSSAVTYATGAAMPAVAGDRAALFRALAVVVAGESAPHLYTVFDDGVPAEVQLHGPLFPDLDDAMAGLAAALGEHFVPGARVGVDHLSHPMLRCVTGIDWVDASGVLGAAKLVKTGDEIACIRQAQRLNELAMVDAMRLLRPGVRQTDLSAVFLRRVFELGASAGGIDPIWQVMAPSREQGPWTLHGDLAYPTVTTDRFLRHGDVIWVDAGVMWQGYASDYGRTWIVGTGPNARQLGQFRRWRAVVDACLEVLGPGLSGLRLGEVAIEANDGVRPWIEHFYLAHGVGTDSAEMPLIGTDFGADFDAQLVMRPGMVVVLEPVIWEDGAAGYRSEDIVAVTDTGWIKLSGATYDPYGFAA
- a CDS encoding 6-phosphofructokinase; translated protein: MRSSITRIALSTGGGDAPGLNAVIHAATLAARNRDWEVVGIRDGLNGLLLPDAYPDGGLIELTRDRVRGIIHQGGTIIGTTNRGNPTAYPVQQSDGTWIEMDRTKELLGRFEEHGIDALILVGGDGSMAIGQHLHNAGLRLVGVPKTIDNDLDKTTSTFGFDSAVDFASECIDRLFTTATSHGRIIVVEVMGRYAGWIALNAGMASGVHAILIPEIPFSLDPVAAVIRDRERHGAKFSIVCVAEGARPVGGEVSIVGKSVGQAERLGGIGAKVAAELERMTGREARTVVLGHLLRGGSPTSFDRLLGLRFGAAAVRALDEGHSGVMVALNPPTVDYVPLAEATHRQKTVPLDCDSILTARDMGINFGDEMPTHSAIGG
- a CDS encoding M24 family metallopeptidase — translated: MSPVPRDRGVRIGMMSLEDDARVDFGWLRAQRREKVFSAMETHDVDTLLLGGAGNVHYVSGARLLGRAGVLPFAPAAVVVRSTARVHLLSTWDEGVPPEITRQDLYGLSWNPANLMESLASIPGVSRSRRVGIDGVTPMFAGLISQLTGSAEPVDADSILAAARRIKMAEEITCLEVAAAISESALGAMEDALRPGITERDLLGVYYQQVARLGAPTAPSESVCFATPSRGPVWFRHLASERPIGDGELVVLAPGALYAGYEAGVARTRVAGESAPAGRADLASRCAVGMDALLAACRAGNTGAGLYRAWEDAGNRESPVPLAHGLGLGAEPPVIGLGRGCDVMLEEGMVLSVQSWVAAEGVGGCLERATVVIEGGGASTLTRYGRL
- a CDS encoding sterol desaturase family protein; translation: MVGGYAGHRAAHEVPLLWRFHRVHHSIREMDWLAANHLHPLDETFIRSVAVLPLYALGFGRVSLGAFLVLITLQAVFIHANVRVNFGPLRWVIATPQYHHWHHAREPQAYNSNYAGELPALDALFGTLYLPADRWPAQYGVDDSEPAGYLRQLAWPLRAGCAVDAAHP